In Anaerolineae bacterium, the genomic stretch GCGAGGTGTGTCTGGCCTTTACCCCTGACGTTCAGGTGGGCGACTATGTGATCGTGCATGCCGGCTACGCCATCAGCCGGCTGAATGAGCAGGAAGCCCAGGAAGCCCTGCAGGCCCTTGCCGAGCTGGCGGAATTCTCGGCGGCCGAGGAGGAATCCCCGTTCTTCGCCGCCGGCGAATGAGCCAACCTGGATCGCAGGGGCCGGCCCCCGCGGCGGCCCTCTGCTGAGTATTCGTCCCCAGTATATGCGCATCCCCTCGATGTACCCGCGCGGACAAATTTTTCCCACGCACCGCGCTGTGGTACACTGTGATAGCATCACTTCGCTTCATGGGAGAGGATCATGCTGCGCCTTCTGCTCATCCGTCATGGACAGACCCTATGGAACGCGGAACTGCGCTATCAGGGACAGACCGATGTGCCGTTGAACGAGTTGGGCCGCCGGCAGGCGGAGGCGCTGGGCCGCCGGCTGGCCGGCGAGACCATCCATGCCGTATACGCCAGCGACCTCCAGCGCGCCGTCGACACCGCGATTCCGCTGGCGGTCCCGCGCCGGCTGGAAATCATCAAGGAACCTCGCCTCCGGGAGCTGAATTTCGGGGAATGGGAAGGGCATACGTTCGAAGAAATTCGCCAGCGCGACCCAGAGGCCTATCAAGCCTGGCTGCGCGCGCCGGAACGGTTCTCCGCGCCGGGCGGGGAAACCGATACACAACTGCGGGAGCGCGTGCGGGCCTGGCTGGATGAGGTGCGGGCGAAGCACGATGAGCAAACCATCGCCGTCGTCGCTCACGGCGGGTCCCTGATAATCCTGTTACAGATTACACTGGGCCTGCCCTCGGAGGCGCGCTGGAAGTTCCGCATGACGCATGGGTCGATCTCGGAACTGCACCTTTTCCCCGACGGCTGGGCTGTGCTGGCCCGGCTGAACGATACCTGCCACCTGGATGGGCTGACGGGTTAGGCCGGCGGGTTCCCTGCCGGCTCCAGCACCCGCTCCAGCACCTGGCGCAGTGCCGCCGGGATGGGGATGATGCGGTTCCCCGCATCCAGACAGGCCACCCGCGACCAGATATGCGTGAGGACCTCCTCCGTGCCGGCGCGCCGCATCTCCTGCTCCCACACGGAGCGCACGCGCCCCAGCTCGCTGATCCAGCCCCAGATTTCGAGGGTGTCGCCGTAAACGGCCGGCCGCAGATAGCGCACGCGCGTCTCGGCGATGACCAGGCGCACGCCGGCATCCAGTAACTGCGGCACCGTCAGGCCAAGATATTCCATGAAGTCATCGCGCGCCATCTCCGCAAAGCGCAGATACTCGGCATTGTTGACGTGGCCGTACACGTCAATGTGGAAACTGCGCACCTTATAGAAGGTGCGCAGGCGCCGGCCAATCTGCTCCACCGTCATGACGCCTCCTTTGATGCGCTGGCAGACGGCGCCGATGCCTCGCCGGCGGGCTGTACGATCAAGCGGAACCCCTCGCGCCCGACCACCACCACCTTTTCGCCGGCCGGGATGGACGTTCCATCCTGACTGCGCGCCATCCACAGCTCGCCCTGGACGAAGACCATGCCCTCCGGTACCAGCGGCGACCGCACCTCGGCCAGCTCCCCGATCATCCCTTCTTCGCCGGTGGTGGGCCGCCGGCGCATTGCCCCCACCGCCTTCGCCACCACAAAAGCGAAAAAGGCACCCGTCGCCAGGGCCACGGTGATGACCAGCGAGAGGGAGATGGGCATGTATGAGGAGCTGAACAGCACCAGCGTGCCCAGGATGAAGGAGGCGATGCCGCCGGCGGTCAGCACGCCGTGCGTGGGCGCCTTGATGTCCAGGATAAAGAGCACAAATGCCAACACGATGAAAATGAGGCCCGTGTAGTTCACCGAGAGCACTCCCAGGGCGTACAGTGCCAGGACCAGGCAGATGCCGCCGATGATGCCGGCCGCATAGCCGCCCGGGCTGGCCAGCTCAAACAAGATGCCGTTCAGGCCCAGCGTCATCAGGATAAAGGCGATGTTGGGGTCGGTGATGGCATGCAGAAAGCGCTCGATGGCCCCTAGGGGGATCTCCTGCCAGGGGAGGCCGGCCGTGTGCAAGGTGATGGTCTCGCCGGCGACCACCACCTGCCGGCCGTCCAGCTTGGCCAGCAGGTCGTCGATATCGTTGGCGATGACATCAATGACGTCGTACTCCAGGGCTTCCTCAGCAGTCGAGGCGCGCGCTTCGCGCACCGCCTGGCCGGCCCATTCCACCGCTTTCTCGCCGCGCCGGCGGGCCAGGCCCTTCAAATCGGCCTCCAGGATGGAAATGGCCTTCTCCTTGGAGGTCTCGGGCAGTTCCTCGCCTCCGCCGGCGACCGGGCTGGCCGCTCCGATGCTCGTGCCGGGCGCCATGGCGGCGACATGCGCGGCCAGGGTGATGAAGGTGCCGGCCGAGGCGGCGTGCGCGCCGGCCGGCGCCACAAACACCACGATGGGCACCCGCGCCGCCAGCATGCGCTGTGTGATGGCCTTGGTCACCTCCACAGAACCGCCCGGGGTGTCGAGCTGGATGACCAGGGCGGCCGCGCCGTCCATTTCCGCCTGCTCGATGCCGCGGGTAATATATCCCTGAATGATGGGAGTGATGGCGCCGGAGACCGTCAGCACATCCACCCGGCCGGCCGGCGCCTGCGCCTCCGCGCTCCAGGAGCTCACCAGTGAAAGCGCCACCATCAGGGCGTATATGAACAGCCTGAGCCGGCGAGCGGCTCTTGCCCTCTCACTGCGGGCTCTCATCATTTTGCCTCCTTGGCATGCACTGCCAGTACGCTTTGACCCTATTATAGAGCACAACGTGCTCCAGGACAAGCAAGTTTTCCGAATGGGTATGCCGCGGGCGGCGCGGTTGACAAGGTTTACCTTCTCTATTATAATTAGGCATGCCTTATAAAATTTTTCATCACACCCTCAAATTGAAAGAGAGCGGGGGTAAGCATGCTGCACAGCGAGAGCGCGGAAGACTATCTGAAGACCATATGCAAGATGGGCGGGATGCAGGGGGCGGTGTCCACCAGCGCGCTGGCCTCTCGCCTGGGGATATCGCCGGTATCCGTGCATGAAATGATCCGCAAGCTGGCGGAGCAGGGGCTGGTGGAGTACACCCCCTATCGGGGAGTATCGCTGACGCCGGCCGGCCTGCGCGCGGCGCAGAACGTCTTCCGCCGGCATCGCCTCTGGGAGCGCTTCCTGCATGACTCCCTCGGCCTCCCCTGGGCGCGCGTGCACGAGGAGGCCGAACGTCTGGAACACGTCACTTCCCAAGAAGTGTCGGACCGCCTGGCCCAGTTCCTGAACTACCCGCAGGAATGCCCCCACGGCCACCCCATCGGGCAGGAAGCGTGTGCCTGCGAGGATGAAGCGGCACGCCCACTGTTGGAGCTGGCGGCCGGCGAAAGCGCGGAGATCGAGCGCGTCCCCGAGGACAACGCCCAGATGCTGGAGTATCTGGATCGCCTGGGACTGCGCCCCGGCGTGCGGGTCACTATGGTCGAGATTGCCCCGTTCGACGGCCCGGTGACCATCGAACTGGACGGCGAGCGCAAGGCCATCGGCCGGCCGCTGGCGGAGCGCATCCTGGTGCATATCGCCGCATCCCACAACGCAGAAAATCAAGGAGGATAACACAACAGCCTATGGCGGAGACCAAGAAAGCCATCGTTCCTCTGGACGTCGTGCCGGCCGGCGAAACGGTGCTCCTGCAGGAGATCGTCGGCGGCCACGGCATCCTCAGCCGGCTGGCCACGCTGGGATTTACCCCTGGCACGCCGCTGACCATGATTCAGAACTTCGGGCACGGCCCGCTCATCGTGCAGGTGCGCGATGCACGCATTGCGCTCGGCCGCGGCGAAGCGCGCCATATCCTCGTGCAGGCGGATGAGAAGACCGCGGCACGCATTGACCCGCGCTTTGTCCAGCGCACGTTCGTATCGCGCCGGCCCGACGCATAATGATCCATGAGGACGATATGCCATGAAGGCACCAGTGATGTCTTGTCATTCGGTCACGACGACTGCTCGGCCGTCCCAACCGGCAGAACTGCGGGTAGCCCTGGCCGGCCAGCCCAACGTCGGCAAATCCACCCTCTTCAACCTGCTGACCGGTCTGAATCAGCATGTGGGCAACTGGCCGGGCAAGACGGTGGAGAAGAAAGAGGGCTATTTCCGCTATGACGGCCTGCAAATTCAACTGGTAGACCTGCCCGGCACCTACAGCCTGACCGCCAATTCGCTGGAGGAGCTGATCGCTCGCGAGTACATCATCCAGGAACGGCCGGATGTGGTGGTCGTGGTGCTGGACGCCGCCACCCTGGAACGCAACCTGTACCTGGTGGCGGAGCTCCTGCCCCTGCCCTCGCGCGTGGTGGTGGCGCTGAACATGATCGACGTGGCGGAGCAGGAAGGGGTGCACATCGAACCGGAGGTGCTCCAAGCCGCCCTGGGCGTGCCGGTGGTGCCCATGGTAGCCACCAAGAACCGCGGCGTGCGGGAACTGGTAGATGTGGTGGTGCGGCTGGCGCGCGGGGAGATCCCGTATGAGCCGAAACTGCCGCAGGTGCGCGCCGACCATCAGCAGGTGCTGGAGCGGGTCAAGGAGCTGATCTGTCCGTATGTGCCGGCCCCCTACCCGCCCGATTGGGTGGCCCTCAAACTGTTGGAGGGCGACCGACATCTGACCGAGTTGATGGACAGCCACCTGCCGGCGGATATCCGTCAGCAAGTGCATGCCCTCCTGGCTCAACACGACGATGCCCTGATGGCCGTGGCCAGCGGACGCTATGAATGGGTGGGACGCATGGTGCGCGCCGCGGTGGTGCGGCCGCAGGCCGGCCAGATCACCCTCACCGGCCGGCTGGACCGCTGGGCGACCCACCCCTTCTGGGGGCTGATCATCCTGGCCGGCGTCCTGGGGGTCGTCTTCTGGCTGACCTTCACCATCGGCTCGCCCATTCAGGAATGGCTGGACACCGTCATTATCAACGGCCTGCGGGGATGGCTGAGCGCCATGCTGGCCGGGGCGCCGGCCTGGCTGAGCGGCGTGATCGTGGACGGCGTGCTGGGCGGCGCCGGCATGGTCGTCACCTTCCTGCCCATCCTGGTCATCTTCTTCACCGTGCTGGCACTGCTGGAGGATACCGGCTATATGGCGCGTGCCGCCTTCGTCATGGACCGCTTCATGCACATGATGGGCTTGCACGGCAAAAGCTTCCTGCCCCTGCTGTTGGGTTTTGGATGCAACGTGCCGGCGGTCATGGGCACCCGCATCATCGACACGCCGCGCTCCCGACTGCTGACCATTATGCTGGCCCCGCTGGTGCCCTGCGCGGCCCGCATGGCGGTCATCGCCTTCCTGACGCCGGTGTTCTTCGGCCGGTCTGCCGCGCTGGTGGCCTGGGGACTGGTGGCCATGAGCCTGCTTGTGCTGGCGCTGGCGGGTTTGCTGTTGAGCAAGGTGATGATGAAAGGGGAGCGCGCCGCCTTCATTATGGAACTGCCGCTGTATCATAAGCCGAATGCGCGCACCATTGCCCTGCAGGTCTGGCAGCACGTGCAGGAGTTTCTGCGCAAGGCCGGCACGCTCATCCTGATTATGTCGGTCGTGATGTGGGCGCTTTCCACCCTGCCGGCCGGCAATATCGAGACGAGCTACCTGGCCACCTTCGGCCGCTGGGCAGCTCCGCTGGGGGCGCTCCTCGGGCTGGACTGGCGCATGCTGGTGGCACTGCTGAGCAGCTTCGTGGCCAAAGAGAACGCCATTGCCACCATGGCCATCTTGTACGCCGGTGCGGACCAGGCCGGCCTCGTTGCGCGGTTGAGCACTGCGGTGACGCCGGCCTCTGCCCTGGCCTTCCTGGTGGTGCAAATCCTGTTCATCCCCTGCGTCGCCACGGTGGCCACCATCCGCCAGGAGACCGGCTCCTGGAAATGGACCATTGCTAATATCCTGGGCCTGCTGGTCATCTCATTCACCATGGGCATTTTGGTGTATCGGCTTGCCCTGTTGATACTGCCTTGAAGCGGGAGAACGAGCATGCTGGAACAGTTACTGCGTGAGCTGGCCGCCGGCAGTCCCCTGCATCTGGACGAACTGGCCGCCAAATTGGGAGTCACCCCCCAGCTCGTCACAGCCATGCTGGAGGACCTGGAGCGTATGGGCTATGTGAAAACGCTCACCGCGTCCTGCGACACGGCATGCGCCGGCTGTGCCTATCACGGGCTTTGCCAGTTGGTGGGCGGCGGGCGCATCTGGACTCTGACGGAGGCCGGCCAGCGCGCCGCCGCGAAATAAAGCTTTCACTCCGGTGACAGTCACTTGCGAGGTGACTGTCACCTCATCCCGCATTATCCCCAACGTAGTCTTACGGCTCCGAATATACCTCGCCCGTTCATCGTCAAATTATAGGATTCGCCAGCGTGCTAGCTTACATCTTTCATGCACCATCCTGTCATAGACGAGGAGGTGAGCGATGATGAGAAGCTTGAAGCGAATGACCACGGAGCAGATACTGCGTTCCATTTCCGGCTTCCTCGGCCGGGCATCCGACCGGGATTTCGAGTATCTGTTGACGGTCATGGAACGCCTGGCCACCAGCTACCGCGAGAAAACCATCCTGCAGACCCTGCGGGATGGATGGCGTCGGAATACGCCGCTGGCTCAGCTCATCCGCCGGGTGTTCCGCGAGACCAATCCCGAGTGCCGCTACCGCTTCCTGTACAACTTGTTCTTCAACCAGAGCTTCGGCGAGGCCAAGGTGAAGCGCGATGCGTACACTGAGCGCTACGGCTATCGCCCGCCGTGGGCCATGCTCATCAGCCCAACAATGCGCTGTAACCTGCGCTGTGCCGGCTGTTACGCCGGCGAATACACCCGCAAGGACGACCTGCCGGCGGAGGTCATCGACCGCGTGCTGACCGAAGGCGAGGAGATGGGC encodes the following:
- the feoB gene encoding ferrous iron transport protein B, producing MKAPVMSCHSVTTTARPSQPAELRVALAGQPNVGKSTLFNLLTGLNQHVGNWPGKTVEKKEGYFRYDGLQIQLVDLPGTYSLTANSLEELIAREYIIQERPDVVVVVLDAATLERNLYLVAELLPLPSRVVVALNMIDVAEQEGVHIEPEVLQAALGVPVVPMVATKNRGVRELVDVVVRLARGEIPYEPKLPQVRADHQQVLERVKELICPYVPAPYPPDWVALKLLEGDRHLTELMDSHLPADIRQQVHALLAQHDDALMAVASGRYEWVGRMVRAAVVRPQAGQITLTGRLDRWATHPFWGLIILAGVLGVVFWLTFTIGSPIQEWLDTVIINGLRGWLSAMLAGAPAWLSGVIVDGVLGGAGMVVTFLPILVIFFTVLALLEDTGYMARAAFVMDRFMHMMGLHGKSFLPLLLGFGCNVPAVMGTRIIDTPRSRLLTIMLAPLVPCAARMAVIAFLTPVFFGRSAALVAWGLVAMSLLVLALAGLLLSKVMMKGERAAFIMELPLYHKPNARTIALQVWQHVQEFLRKAGTLILIMSVVMWALSTLPAGNIETSYLATFGRWAAPLGALLGLDWRMLVALLSSFVAKENAIATMAILYAGADQAGLVARLSTAVTPASALAFLVVQILFIPCVATVATIRQETGSWKWTIANILGLLVISFTMGILVYRLALLILP
- a CDS encoding ferrous iron transport protein A, yielding MAETKKAIVPLDVVPAGETVLLQEIVGGHGILSRLATLGFTPGTPLTMIQNFGHGPLIVQVRDARIALGRGEARHILVQADEKTAARIDPRFVQRTFVSRRPDA
- a CDS encoding HypC/HybG/HupF family hydrogenase formation chaperone; the protein is EVCLAFTPDVQVGDYVIVHAGYAISRLNEQEAQEALQALAELAEFSAAEEESPFFAAGE
- a CDS encoding acyl-CoA thioesterase — protein: MTVEQIGRRLRTFYKVRSFHIDVYGHVNNAEYLRFAEMARDDFMEYLGLTVPQLLDAGVRLVIAETRVRYLRPAVYGDTLEIWGWISELGRVRSVWEQEMRRAGTEEVLTHIWSRVACLDAGNRIIPIPAALRQVLERVLEPAGNPPA
- a CDS encoding nodulation protein NfeD, with amino-acid sequence MRARSERARAARRLRLFIYALMVALSLVSSWSAEAQAPAGRVDVLTVSGAITPIIQGYITRGIEQAEMDGAAALVIQLDTPGGSVEVTKAITQRMLAARVPIVVFVAPAGAHAASAGTFITLAAHVAAMAPGTSIGAASPVAGGGEELPETSKEKAISILEADLKGLARRRGEKAVEWAGQAVREARASTAEEALEYDVIDVIANDIDDLLAKLDGRQVVVAGETITLHTAGLPWQEIPLGAIERFLHAITDPNIAFILMTLGLNGILFELASPGGYAAGIIGGICLVLALYALGVLSVNYTGLIFIVLAFVLFILDIKAPTHGVLTAGGIASFILGTLVLFSSSYMPISLSLVITVALATGAFFAFVVAKAVGAMRRRPTTGEEGMIGELAEVRSPLVPEGMVFVQGELWMARSQDGTSIPAGEKVVVVGREGFRLIVQPAGEASAPSASASKEAS
- a CDS encoding MarR family transcriptional regulator: MLEQLLRELAAGSPLHLDELAAKLGVTPQLVTAMLEDLERMGYVKTLTASCDTACAGCAYHGLCQLVGGGRIWTLTEAGQRAAAK
- the cobC gene encoding alpha-ribazole phosphatase, whose translation is MLRLLLIRHGQTLWNAELRYQGQTDVPLNELGRRQAEALGRRLAGETIHAVYASDLQRAVDTAIPLAVPRRLEIIKEPRLRELNFGEWEGHTFEEIRQRDPEAYQAWLRAPERFSAPGGETDTQLRERVRAWLDEVRAKHDEQTIAVVAHGGSLIILLQITLGLPSEARWKFRMTHGSISELHLFPDGWAVLARLNDTCHLDGLTG
- a CDS encoding metal-dependent transcriptional regulator, which produces MLHSESAEDYLKTICKMGGMQGAVSTSALASRLGISPVSVHEMIRKLAEQGLVEYTPYRGVSLTPAGLRAAQNVFRRHRLWERFLHDSLGLPWARVHEEAERLEHVTSQEVSDRLAQFLNYPQECPHGHPIGQEACACEDEAARPLLELAAGESAEIERVPEDNAQMLEYLDRLGLRPGVRVTMVEIAPFDGPVTIELDGERKAIGRPLAERILVHIAASHNAENQGG